The Roseiconus lacunae genome includes a region encoding these proteins:
- a CDS encoding RNA polymerase sigma factor, giving the protein MGDEAGSGLTAENGNQLQAGELVRRHQRGVWRYLRMLGCDEATADDLTQETFLRVLRRDEFVQHNDGATAGYLRRTAYNLLVSRHRKLGRMQTIAEPELLDETWDRWAGKDLSGDSAVEALEDCFKRLTERAQIALRMRFDSSASRVEIGEALGITDHGARNLMQRAKQQLRNCVEEKLDLLDE; this is encoded by the coding sequence ATGGGTGATGAGGCCGGAAGTGGCTTGACGGCAGAGAATGGCAACCAATTGCAAGCCGGTGAACTCGTTCGCCGGCATCAACGTGGCGTTTGGCGTTATCTGCGAATGCTCGGTTGTGACGAGGCCACGGCGGATGATTTGACGCAGGAGACATTTTTAAGGGTCCTTCGGCGCGACGAGTTTGTTCAACACAATGACGGCGCGACGGCCGGTTATCTGCGACGCACCGCCTACAACCTGCTTGTTTCGCGGCACCGAAAACTCGGGCGAATGCAAACGATAGCCGAACCCGAATTGCTCGATGAAACCTGGGACCGTTGGGCGGGCAAAGATTTGTCCGGTGATTCCGCCGTCGAAGCTCTCGAAGACTGTTTTAAACGATTAACCGAACGGGCGCAAATCGCTTTACGAATGCGGTTTGACTCCAGTGCAAGCCGCGTTGAAATTGGCGAAGCATTGGGGATTACCGATCATGGTGCCCGCAATTTGATGCAGCGAGCCAAGCAACAACTGCGAAACTGCGTCGAAGAAAAACTAGACCTGTTGGACGAATGA
- a CDS encoding DUF1549 domain-containing protein — MTTYSVANHRWPALDRKSALRSSAPRRSAPRRSAPRSSARGWMTLCRSVLGMVVALTIGSGFAHAEPGPEATLETAPATTGRSPIETINYYIEQGWTDYEITPSKEADDLIWCRRVHLDIIGRVPTMEEMKAFMADRKSDRRKNLVERLLHDDRYTEEYSNHWATVWANLLIGRSGGMDRRDLTNRDGMMKYLRDSFAANKPYNQMVFELVTAEGATKPGAPGFNGAVNFLVDKVNDEKAVLAASSVSRIFLGQQVQCTQCHNHPFNDWKQQKFWEFNSFFRQSRALRRYVDGTRDIEFAELVSEDFAGEAGDPSDALVFYEMRNGLTRVAYPVFTDGTEIEKSGFVDEVNRRKELGRLMLESEALDLMAINRHWSIFLGHGFTRPIDDMGPHTNPSHPELLEELAAEFRKYSYNIKDLITWITLSKPYGLSAALGSNNAIDDPSVGETPKFSRFYLRQISAEQLYQSLVSLSGGNSQGTYEQQERKRREWMQQFVVTFGTDEGDEATTFDGSIPQALMLFNGELTKNATSTKPGSFLAEIAVSGKTISDRLNRLYLAGLARRPSKRETRLAGELYRANGGDEAEMMQDLWWAILNSNEFIMQH; from the coding sequence ATGACAACCTACAGCGTCGCGAATCATCGTTGGCCTGCATTGGATCGCAAGTCAGCACTGCGCAGTTCGGCACCGCGCCGTTCGGCACCGCGCCGTTCAGCACCGCGCAGTTCAGCACGGGGTTGGATGACGCTGTGCCGGTCGGTGCTGGGGATGGTTGTCGCTTTAACGATCGGAAGTGGATTCGCCCATGCGGAGCCTGGGCCGGAGGCCACGCTCGAAACCGCACCGGCGACTACCGGGCGTTCCCCGATCGAGACGATCAATTACTACATCGAGCAGGGATGGACGGATTATGAAATCACCCCATCGAAAGAAGCGGATGATCTGATTTGGTGTCGTCGCGTTCATTTGGACATCATCGGCCGGGTTCCGACGATGGAGGAAATGAAGGCTTTCATGGCGGACAGAAAATCTGATCGCCGGAAAAACTTGGTCGAGCGATTGTTGCATGATGATCGGTATACCGAGGAGTATTCCAATCATTGGGCCACCGTGTGGGCGAATCTGTTGATCGGTCGCAGCGGTGGGATGGACCGTCGTGATCTGACCAATCGCGATGGGATGATGAAATATTTGCGGGACAGTTTCGCCGCGAATAAGCCGTACAATCAGATGGTGTTTGAGCTCGTTACCGCCGAAGGGGCAACCAAGCCAGGCGCGCCAGGGTTTAACGGCGCGGTCAATTTTCTGGTCGACAAGGTCAATGACGAGAAAGCGGTGTTGGCCGCCAGTAGCGTTTCAAGAATCTTTTTGGGCCAGCAAGTTCAATGCACCCAATGTCACAATCACCCCTTCAACGATTGGAAGCAGCAGAAGTTTTGGGAGTTCAATTCTTTCTTTCGTCAATCACGGGCCTTACGGCGATATGTCGATGGGACGCGTGACATTGAATTCGCCGAATTGGTCAGCGAGGACTTCGCGGGTGAAGCGGGAGACCCAAGCGACGCCTTGGTTTTCTACGAAATGCGTAACGGGCTGACTCGTGTTGCTTATCCGGTATTTACCGATGGCACAGAAATTGAAAAAAGCGGTTTCGTCGACGAGGTCAATCGCCGCAAGGAGCTAGGGCGATTGATGCTCGAAAGTGAAGCATTAGATTTGATGGCCATCAATCGGCACTGGTCGATATTTCTGGGGCATGGGTTCACCCGTCCGATCGATGACATGGGACCGCATACCAATCCGTCGCATCCGGAACTCCTCGAAGAATTGGCAGCTGAGTTCCGTAAGTACAGCTACAACATCAAAGATCTGATCACTTGGATCACGCTCAGCAAGCCGTATGGATTGAGTGCCGCACTCGGCAGTAACAATGCGATCGATGACCCGTCGGTCGGTGAGACGCCAAAGTTTTCGCGGTTTTATCTCCGGCAGATCAGTGCCGAGCAGCTCTACCAGTCGCTGGTCTCACTCTCCGGTGGAAACTCGCAAGGAACCTACGAGCAGCAAGAACGAAAACGTCGCGAGTGGATGCAGCAATTCGTCGTTACGTTCGGAACCGACGAAGGAGACGAGGCGACCACGTTTGATGGATCGATTCCGCAAGCGTTGATGCTCTTCAACGGCGAGTTGACTAAGAACGCGACGAGCACGAAGCCGGGGAGTTTCCTGGCAGAAATTGCCGTGAGCGGAAAAACCATTAGCGATCGACTCAATCGGCTTTACCTGGCCGGGTTGGCTCGACGTCCCTCCAAGCGAGAGACCCGATTGGCCGGCGAGCTTTATCGGGCCAATGGTGGCGACGAAGCGGAGATGATGCAGGACCTCTGGTGGGCGATTTTGAATAGCAACGAATTCATCATGCAGCACTGA
- a CDS encoding cysteine peptidase family C39 domain-containing protein: protein MDLWIAIAFVSAVSSLAFVAGWKLSLSVYHGRPLLLVECLLLLLIFAFGLANRLFWASAFSTPAAMGWSNWLPIFLSFTAGLATNACSLRRSWRAGTSLAMLFLAIGFLVQPVVRPNLYPITLASQTTWQNNVCLQSSESSCGPAAAATLLRHHSLLPWAKNRLGWSEASSEAMMADACLTSGHGTSSLGLVRGLRLATEGSQFSVAVADDDPRHWQTRNQLPNLAVICFRGSGHGDTVRRLLGTDGDAHAVMVHGRTPDGLWKVADPAVGWRYFQDDEFRRVFTGEAIYLARH from the coding sequence ATGGATTTATGGATTGCAATCGCGTTTGTCTCGGCGGTTTCTTCGCTGGCGTTTGTCGCCGGCTGGAAGCTTTCGCTATCGGTCTACCATGGCAGGCCTCTGCTGCTCGTTGAGTGTCTGCTCCTCTTGTTGATTTTTGCATTCGGGCTCGCCAACCGCCTGTTTTGGGCAAGTGCGTTTTCAACGCCAGCGGCGATGGGTTGGTCAAATTGGCTACCGATCTTCCTTTCGTTCACGGCCGGGCTGGCGACAAACGCGTGCAGCTTGCGGCGTAGCTGGCGTGCGGGAACATCACTGGCGATGCTGTTCCTTGCGATTGGGTTTCTGGTGCAACCGGTGGTCCGCCCCAACTTGTATCCCATCACACTTGCGTCCCAAACCACCTGGCAAAACAACGTTTGTTTGCAAAGCAGCGAGTCGAGCTGCGGACCGGCTGCCGCGGCAACACTGCTACGCCATCACTCCCTCTTGCCTTGGGCCAAGAATCGGCTCGGTTGGTCCGAAGCCTCATCGGAAGCCATGATGGCGGATGCATGCTTGACCAGTGGACATGGCACCTCGTCTTTAGGCTTGGTCCGAGGGTTACGACTGGCCACCGAAGGCAGCCAATTCAGCGTCGCCGTGGCCGACGATGATCCGCGACATTGGCAAACGCGCAATCAACTTCCCAACCTCGCTGTCATCTGTTTTCGCGGTAGCGGTCACGGCGACACGGTCCGACGTCTTCTCGGTACCGACGGCGATGCACACGCGGTGATGGTCCACGGTCGCACGCCCGACGGGCTTTGGAAAGTAGCGGACCCAGCGGTGGGCTGGCGATACTTTCAAGACGACGAGTTTCGTCGAGTGTTCACCGGTGAAGCGATCTATCTTGCTCGGCATTAA
- a CDS encoding DUF1501 domain-containing protein, with protein MISNWKTPNGMSRRHFMNHMAGSSAAFSAAMTLGGAIQANAEEMRKSHKSAIMLWMGGGPPTIDIWDLKPGAPTGGPFRPISTTGDMQICEHMPMVAKQMHNLSVVRSMSTREADHNRGRYYMHTGFVPNPNIEHPGYGSVVAHELISQRPQLEIPPFVTIGGASSGPGFLGMAWSPFAVTSNGRIRNLSMNLEDGRLRRRMAALQEIESGFATRTNDNPATEHGKVLKKTFDLLTSSQMEAFRVEKEDEKTKERYGNDGFGQGCLLARRLVEAGVPFVEVDLGGWDLHNNTHQTLSTTKLPQLDRAMSALVEDLEQRGLLQDTAIIWMGEFGRTPRINQNAGRDHWARAWSCVVGGAGIKGGLAVGQTNGDGTEVESEPFRSEDLMATVCEGLGISLETTFMSKNRRPMKIANGGKVISELVA; from the coding sequence ATGATCTCGAACTGGAAAACTCCCAACGGCATGAGCCGTCGCCATTTCATGAATCACATGGCGGGAAGTTCGGCTGCGTTTTCTGCGGCGATGACGTTGGGCGGGGCGATCCAGGCCAATGCCGAGGAAATGCGCAAGAGTCACAAGTCGGCGATCATGCTTTGGATGGGCGGCGGGCCTCCGACAATTGATATTTGGGATCTTAAGCCGGGAGCTCCGACCGGGGGGCCATTCCGGCCGATTTCAACCACCGGCGACATGCAGATTTGCGAACACATGCCGATGGTCGCCAAGCAAATGCATAACCTTTCGGTCGTGCGTAGCATGTCGACCCGGGAGGCAGATCACAATCGTGGTCGTTATTACATGCACACCGGCTTCGTGCCGAATCCCAACATCGAACACCCAGGGTACGGGTCAGTCGTTGCACACGAATTGATCAGTCAGCGGCCGCAACTGGAGATCCCACCGTTTGTCACCATTGGTGGGGCGAGTAGCGGACCAGGATTCTTGGGGATGGCGTGGTCGCCCTTCGCCGTGACCAGCAACGGCAGAATTCGAAATTTGAGTATGAATCTGGAGGACGGCCGCTTGCGGCGCCGAATGGCCGCCCTGCAGGAAATTGAGTCCGGGTTCGCGACTCGAACCAACGACAATCCCGCGACCGAGCATGGCAAGGTCCTGAAGAAAACGTTCGATTTGCTCACCAGCAGCCAAATGGAAGCGTTTCGAGTCGAGAAAGAAGACGAGAAAACGAAGGAACGCTATGGCAATGACGGCTTCGGCCAAGGCTGCTTGCTGGCGCGTCGTCTGGTCGAAGCAGGCGTGCCTTTCGTCGAAGTTGACCTCGGCGGCTGGGACCTTCACAACAACACCCACCAAACGCTTTCGACGACGAAGCTACCGCAGCTCGATCGTGCGATGAGTGCCCTGGTGGAAGACCTGGAACAGCGTGGGTTGTTGCAAGACACCGCGATCATTTGGATGGGTGAATTTGGTCGTACCCCTCGAATTAACCAAAATGCGGGGCGTGATCACTGGGCCCGAGCTTGGTCTTGCGTTGTCGGAGGGGCAGGAATTAAAGGCGGATTAGCTGTTGGGCAAACCAACGGCGACGGAACTGAGGTAGAATCAGAGCCGTTCCGTAGCGAGGATCTGATGGCGACGGTTTGCGAAGGGTTGGGGATTTCTCTGGAAACCACCTTCATGAGCAAGAATCGTCGCCCGATGAAAATCGCTAATGGAGGAAAAGTAATCAGCGAACTCGTGGCTTAA